Below is a genomic region from Zavarzinella sp..
TTCCAGATCCAGATGGGGCAATTTAGCAATCACCGTATCCTGATAGGTGCTGCGCTCTTCACCTGCTGTCAGGGCCAGTGTTACCGTGTGAACTTCCCGCACCAGGGGGCCCACTTTTTCCTGCTGGCTGCTGGAACTCAAAATTTTGGCGTGCTGGTTTGCCACGCGAAACTGTGGCATCTGTGCGGGTTCGCTGGCCAATCGATGCAGGATAAACTTGGCAGCAACGTCTCGTGTTTCGCCTTTCTTCAAATCCGAAAAGTTGAGTGATTGCTGGTCGGCTTCGAATGGCTGGTAGATATAAGCGTGGCTGACAATCTGGCATTCCATTTTGTCGGCCCGCACCAGACTAACTGAATAATTCCACGGCCCACTGCGTGCAGGCAGCGATGTGCGTGTCTTAATGGAAATTTCCTCTCCTGGGGCAACGGTCACAGGTTGAAAATCAACCACAGAACAGGTGCAGGATCGGTTTGCTTTTACCAGCACAATCGGTTCCGTGGTATCATTCCGAACGCGGATTTCATCATCAAGCTGGCGTTGGGTATTCGCAGGCAGATAACCAACAAACCGCTTACATTGGGCGTGAGAAAGCAGCACCACTTCTGGCGCTGGGCTGGCAGAATCCACAGCGGGTGATTCGCTAACAGAGTTTGTTGCTGGTCCACAGCCAACACAAAAAAGTAAGAGAAAGAAGCCAGCTCTGGGCAGAATTGTCATAGTTGTCGTACTCATGTCTGGAGAGAAAATAAGATAGTATGTTGATTCAAGAGTGGATCAGGAAGGAGTGGCGATGGCCCGATTTCGCCGCCAACGAAGGTACCACACGGTAATTAGGAGCACTAGCACGGCCCCACCTACGATGTAATACCAGCGCCTGCTTTTCGGCTCCGGTTTGGGTAAATCCGGCGCATAGCCCATATCACGCCGCTCTTGTTCTCGTTGCTTTACACGCTTACCAACTTTGTCGATTGTTTCTGCGATCCGGGGAAGATCAGTGATATTGATCAATTTGTCTTCCTTCATCGTGAATCCCCCACTAGGCACCGGGCCGCCCACTACTTCAGTGCCTTTAGGCAAAAACATCGTGAATGCGGAAGGATCCGGTGTTTTGAGTTCTAATTCCGTAAACTCCACGATTGTCATTCGGGTTGGCCGCCTTGACGGATAACTGATTAATCGTTTTGGAAGAAAGGCACCTTCAGGGGTCTGAATAATATCATGGAGTTCTACTTGCCTGTACTGATCATTGATCACGTCTACTGGCCGTTCGCCCTGATAAAATTTTACTGTTACTGGAAGATAACCTTTCAGCGTGTCAATCGTAACCTCAATTAATTCAAATTTGTTTGGTCGTTCAGAAGAAATGTGGCATGAGATTAAGTTTCCTTGGGTTTTAATATTGGATATTTTCAGAGGTATTGGCCCTTGATTTCTAAGCATTGCAACTAGAACACGATGACAGGGAATACCTAAAGGTGTGCCCCATGACCCATAGATCCTTGGATCTGCAACATCTTTGTTCATGTTTACCATGCCTAAGCGTTGAGAATAGCGAAAAAAATACTCCTGATCAAAAAAACCTTGGACAGGTTCACAATGTTCTTTTGGATGATGATGTTCTTTGGGACAAAGTTGGTTTATTCGTTCTTTCGATTGATCCCGAAGGTATGCAAAAGTAAGGATGTGCTTGTTCATTATCAACTTGTTCAGGTTTAGATCGTCAAGTTTTTCTACTTCTACTTCTCTCACAGTATATTTTGCAACAAATATCAGTTTGTTCAAGTTTGCTTCGTATGCATCTGCTAAAAAAAGTGCATCATTAGAGTGTGTAGCACTACATAATTTGAAGCAGCAACATATTATTAAAATGTATTTAATCATGAAATCAACCATTTGTGCAAGGGCTAGCAAACAAAATCAAAAAGGATTCTATAGCATCCTGTTTCTGCAATGTGTATTAGAGTAAAACCAGTTGATACATGCTGAACTAGAATTTCCACACCAACCAGCTGCTTGCCAGCCGTATCTTAGTACCTTTGCACACAGAAAGCGCTCGCCAGGGTTTGGGCAAGTGTAACAAGGTCCATTGTCTGGATGTGCAGGATCAATGTTGACACATGACTCGCCAATGTAACTGTTCCAATGAACTTTTTGGTAAGGGCAGTTGTTTTGGTTAGACCAGAAATCTGAACAAACGCCTTCGCACCCTCCTTGTAAACTTGTAATACAGCCCCAATCACCCCAGCATAGCACACTAGGGTTACAGTATTTCGCAGGATCTCCAACGATTTGGCTTGTAGGCACACCATTCTCGTCGAAGCAATCGTTAAACTCTACAGGGGGCAGTGATTTAGTGGTGGGCGGTTCTGGCTCCTCAATCTGCCCCCAGGCCATTGCTGTAAAGCAGACAGCTAGTGCTGCCATACCCAACATTTTTCTCATTTTCAACATTACAAACCCTCCTCAAAAGTTCGTTCATCCAGAAAGAGTGCGGCCAGGATTACCAACCGATTCGTGTCATAACTGTGGTGGCGAACGCTGCCATCCGCATAGACAAACTGCACCCCGCTTTGGTGGGCAGAGCCCCAGTTATGCTTAAATCGCGATTCGGGGGCATCCGGAATTAAGCGGGCCCCCATGCGGGTGGTGCCGTGCGACCCACCCAGAAAGTAAGGTTCGTCCCAGAACCACGATTGATATTTCCGCAGCAGTGGGTCTATTGCTTTTTCCCCCACCAGTAACATGTTTGAATTGCCTTTCAATAACGCTGCCATTGGCACAGTCTTGGGCCGTGGGGCAAGAATAAAGTGGTTGCCCGCATAATCGGTGGGGTACCATTTCAACCCACCTGCCTGATACTGTCCTTTGATATCCTCATCGACAGGTATGTAGGCCTCGATCGCTGGTCGGCTGGGGCAACGAAACAGCCGCACCGTCGCATCCTGAGCATAGTTATTCTGGACAGAATCAAGTTCAATCCAGGGAAGAATGGTAAACAGCCAGGAGCCCGTCTGATCGGCACCGCCCCGATTGCGGTCGGCAATACCCCAGCGATAGGTGAGTTCCGTTTCTTTGTTATAAGTGGTGGGCAGAAACCATTGCCCATTGATATCCCGCAGGTGTTGTTGGCCATCCCAGCCACCGTTGGTTGGGAATGCCTGCATCGTATCGTGATATTGATGCAGTGCCAGCCCCAACTGCTTCAGATGGTTGCTGCACGCTGCCCGATCTGCAGCAGCCCGCACTCGCTGAATGGCAGGCAGAAGCAAAGAAACGAGTATGCCAATGATGGCAATCACCACCAGCAATTCAATGAGGGTCAGGGCGTTTCGATAGGTTCTGAGCGTTCCCACGGTAAGGCTCCCGGGTTTCAATAATGTCATCGTAACCGTTTTTTTTTTTACAAGTAAAATCCAGAAAAATTGGAAATTTTCATTTTTTCACTTGCTTGAAACTGAATGAATCCTGCTGCGCCGCCAACGAAGGCACCATGCGGCGAGCAGCAGAACAAAAACAGCCCCACCGGCAGTGTAATACCACCGCCTGCTTTTCGGCTCCGGCATGGGTAAATCCGGCGCATAGCCCATATCACGCCGCTCTTGTTCTCGTTGTGCAGTTTTCTTGCCAGTTCGGATCAATGTCTGATGTACTTTATCCAGATCTCGAATATGGATAGGACCACCTTGATGGTTATAAAAGCCCAAGGGTATTGATTGGTCAGATATCTGAATGCCTTTTGGCAGTTCAATTTGAAAATCCTCGATCTTAGCTTTGCCAAATTGAATATCTGTAAACTTTGAAACGTATGCACCACATGGCTTGTTTGCTTCAAAATTACCAGTGAATCCATACGAAATTTGTGGTATCCAAGCGCCCTCAGGGGTCTGAACAATATCCTTGGAAACAAAATACTGTACTTTGCTACCATCAATTACGCACCATGTTTCAACAGGCAAGAATCCTTTATTAGAATCTATCACAATATAGCAAGTAGTATTCTCTGTTGAATTCACTGGAGTGCATTTAATTGTAAATATACCTTTGTCCTGTGAGAGCGATAGCCATCGCAGTTTACTAGGGTTATGATTGCGAAGTGTTTTCAATATTGTGTGATGATCCGGATATCTGATGGGTGTACCATAGGCGTTGTAAAAGTCGGCAGGTGTATCACGTGATGCGTTCGCAACTCCCATTTTACCAGCGTGTTTTAGTTGATCAAAGCCATCATATAAACCTGTCCAAATGTGCTTGTCGCAATCCAACAATGTTGAGGAGTTCTGCTCTTTAGGGCAAATCATTGACACTTTCTCGTAACTACCTAATTTGAGAAAATGATAAGAGTGAGAACGCGTGATTGTAATGTTCTTGTTATCAAATAGATTCTGTATACTATTTGAAGCAACATATGAATGATTATATGTAGAAACAAAGTTTAATTTTTTTAGATTCTCTTCGTATCCATCTGCTAAAGCGGCTATCTGATTTGCGAGTATCTCGTCATCGCTTCTGCCATCGAAAGTCAATCTTAAAATGATGATTGTGCATAATATATACTTACTGTAAGTAGCCATCACTTTTCCTTTTGCGATGTGGGTAATTTAACCTGGTAGGCAGTAATGCCCAACGTAAATCCGTTTATTCTTCCGCAATCACTTCCAGGCCGGCCAAGGTTGCCCCGCGTGGGGTGAGCTTTCGGAATGAAATTTCCAGTTCTTGTTGAATCCGAATGCCACGATATTCCCGCGTGATTGTCTTCCAGGGTTTGCCCGCACGTGCGATGATGTCCAGGCTGCGATCTACTTTCACCCCTGCATTGTAATATCAAACAGTCGCTCCTTGGGCTGCACAGTTTCATCAGGCTCGACAAAATACAATTTCACCGTGTAGCTTCGCGTGGGAGCTTTCTTATCCTGCAGCACCAACGATAACCATTCCAGATCTTCCGCACCAGAACTGGTAATCCAGCCATCGCGGTCTGCCACGACCGAAGTGTGCCTGCGGAACCACTGAAGTTTGGGGCCGCCAGTTTTCAATGGCACATTGGGCGATTTGCCACCCACGCTGGGATATTCCAGCCAGATGCGGCCAGTATCACTTTTTCGATCCCCAGGTGCATTCAGATTCACGCCCAACTCGCGAATGTTCTCGGGTAGTTTGGTACTGCCCAGGAAAGACCATTGATCGATCTGTTCCATCGGCACAAAACCTACCGAGGTCTGGTTCTGGTAACTGCAGGTACAGGTGCGGGTGTAATCGGGCACGCACAGCACCCCACCTGCAGCCATCAGATTGTTGGTGCAACTGGAACGGAAACCGCCCAGGTTGGAGGTGCCACAGTTGTTTTCAAGATCGAAAAAGCCCGCCGCACCAGAACGAAACAGGAGCAGGTTCTGCGAAGCAAGCGGGGTATTACAACCATATTCTCTGGCCCAGCTCCACAGGGCTGAAGTGCCCGTAAACGGATTGGTTTCCAGCAACGGTTTGCCCGTTAACAGGTCGCAGGCACCGCTGCCTTGCAATACTGTGTCATTACGGATCATCGCCGGGCCGATATATTTCTTTTCGTACCAGAGCACCTTCCCGGTGGTTGCAGAATAGGCACGGATTCCGCTGGGTTCATCACTTAGTGTGTCGCGTGCCACGCGGCCTGCTTCCAGCACCACCTGATGCTGGGCAGAATAGCTCAGCCAGGTGCCAAACACTTTGTTGCTGGAACGCCAGAGTGGTTTGCCATCGGACAACTGAAAGGCACATACCGCATCCGTGGGGGCATCCTCGTCTTCATCGTTGTCTGCCTTGCGGTCAATCACAAATAGCTGTTCATCGCCCAGGCAAATACTGTTGTGGCGAAAGTGGTACTGGGCATCGGTCTGCCAGATCACTTGCCCTGTCTGTCGTTCGAATACCACCAGTTTTTTACTGCTGCTGGAACGAGTGTTCGCGACGCGATAAGAATTTTTACCTGCTTTCTTGATTGCTTCTGCGGTTGTACGTTCAAGGTCGGGGTCAATCAGGGCAACAAGGTATTTTTCATTTGCCGTAATAAACCGCCACCGTGGGGCAGGCTCTTTTGCGGCATGAGGTGCACGTATGGTTTGCTTCACTTTCCCTGTTGCTGGGTCAAGCACCGTACAACCATCGCGATAGGAAATGTAAATCCCATCGGACAGACAAACATAGTTACTGCCACTGGCATTCGCACCTGCCTGGTGAGCAGTGTTGTTGAAAAACTCCCCCACTTTGGGCAGTGCGGTTTCCCACAACAGGCGGCCGGTGTAAATATCGACCGCACGCATCTTATCGACACCTTCAATAATACATCGCCCATCGATTACCTGTGGCTGGGGGCCGTGCCCGTGCCTGGGCAACATTCCTTCGTGGCTGGTTCCACCAAACCATAACACCCCCAGGGGAGCTTTCACCAGTCGATCACTGCCCACGCGCGTGTTGGCGGCATCGGCATGTTCGTGCGTCCAATTTCCAGAGCCGGGCAACGCACCTTCACGGATGATCCGCACACCATTGGCAGTCTGAACTGTTTTCGCATTGGGCATTGTTGTCAGGTTCGATGGCAATTTCGCATCTTTCCCAGGTAACAGTAATTGCCCACCATATGGCCGAAGAATGCGAAACATCGTGCGAAGTTCTTCCGCATTTGCCGTCCTGGTGATGATGCACTCAGCTAAGTATGGTGGCAGTTGCACTGTGGCTGGTGTCCCCTGATGGATCGCCAGGCGTGTGCCATAGAGATTCTTAGCCAACGCCCAGGTGCGAAGATCTTCCACCTGTTGGGCTTCCGCAAAGTAACAAATTGCGTGGCACGTGGTCTGCTGCAGGCAGGCTTCAATCTCTTCGATGGTGGGCTCCCAGAGAATGGCATACCCACCTAGTTTCGGTTTGCTGGTAAGCAGTTTTGCCAGATCGGGCGATGCTTTCCCAGCCACTTTGGCTTTCACTGGTGCAGGTAAGTTTTCCTGGACAGTTGGTTCTTTTTCGCCCAGGCAAATCAGATCACCATGTTCGGTGGTCACCAGTAAGTTGCCGTTGGAAAAAGCCAGTCGAAAGTGTTGGGCTTTGTGCTCCAGCACCTGATGTGCGGCATCTTCATCCACATCTTCTACCGTAAGCGGTAGAGGTAAGGCCACCACAGCATCTTTCATTCCCACAATTAAGTGCGAAGGTGTTGCCAGTAACGTGCTGACATCTTTGGCAGCCACTGTTGCCACGGGCTTGGGCAGGGTTGCTTTTGCAAAGAGTTTGGTTTTGCCCACATCCTTGGGAATTTCACTACGCTGATATTGTTGAATTTTTCCAGATGCGTAGGCGAACACAAAGTCATCGCTAACGGCGACAATGTCGCCAATGCCAGCGATGTATTTGCCCGTTTCAGTCTGAAAAAACGCGGGGCCATTGAAGAACACCTCGCCAGCTACAGTTAACAGGTGCCCCCCACCTTTCTTGGAATTATCATTCAGCAGATAGTGCTTCAACTTGCCCGTGGTGCGATCAAGAGCCGCAGGAATTGAACGCCCACCAGGGATCAACAGAAGATCGCCCTGCACAGCCATGTTCCCCTGGGGTGCGATACCTGCAAAAGCGTACGCAGAGTGAGGCTGCTTGATAAAGATCGAACCATCGCCATCGTTGGTCCAGATTACTTCGCCAGTGTCAACATTCAAAGCGTGCACAAAAATGCCCATGCTGGGCCAGATGCTGGCAGCATAGTACACCACGTTATCTGCCACCACGGGTGCCCCACGTGCCGGCCACATGGATACCAGGCGATTGTTCCCCAGCACTTGCTGGTTGCCTGGGCCACCACGGTGCTTCCAGAGTAGTTCGCCTGTTTGCAGTTTGACGCAGTATAAATGACCATCATCGCTGGCGAAAAATGCTTTATCTTTGGCAATTGCTGGTGCAAAACGAATCGGGCCATCAGTCATGTATTGCCACAATTCTTTGCCAGTGGTTAAATCAAATGCCCGCACCTGATCTGTTGTGGTGCAGCCCACCAGGGCAATGTTGCTGGCAACCACCACTTCAGGAACCAGATCGAACTGAGCCAGCTTCTGATCCGGCCACGCAATCATCGGCTGGGGCAGCTTCGCACGCCACTGTGGGTGCAATTTTCCCGCCAGTGGTTCTGTGGTAGCATTGGTGTGCTGGGCATTCCCACGATACATCGGCCAGTCTGCGGCACGCACCGATATGAAGGAAAGCAGAAAAACACAAAAAGTGGTGAAGTATGGCATGATCTTCCAATGGACGAAAGCGTCCTGTCAATTGTACACGAAATGAAATCGAAATGGGAACTTGAATGTGATGAAGATCGCATGAACAGCACCGAGCGTCTCGATGCGTGTGCGATGGTTCATGTCACCCGTTCAAAAACTCTCCTTATCAAAAACTGTCAGAACAAGGCACGCTGCCAGATTGTTCATAGCATGGAATTTATTCCACTGTATATTAATATATCCTTGTGCCAGTTCAAAATGAAAATTTTTTTCTGATTCTCAGCAACAATTGTTCTGAGCGATCGCCGTAAATTATTGTTGATTATGGATTTACGGCGACAAAAACTTTTTTGTGAATTTTTGTAAAATTGCAACCACCCCCACGTGAAAAATCGACTTTCTGGTCGAAGCATCGACCGCCACTTCAATTCCCCACCGGCATTCGAGTATTTACGTGCCAGAGCAGGTGGCAGGTAAACAATTCCGTTGCCCGCTTCCAGATCCTGTTCATGGATCATTCGTACCTTGTTCAGTTGCTCATTCAGACGCTCGATCAGCTTTTCCGGCAAAGGAACCACGCGGTCTTTGTCGCCTTTGCCTGCACGCACGACAATCTGCCTGCGTTCAAAATCCAGATCTTTTACCAGTAGACGGCAACATTCCAACACCCGCATGCCGGTGCCGTACAGTAATTCCGTCGCAAGTTTATAATCTGGCTAAATTCTGTCTAATATTTTACGAACCTTCGTCGATGCGCCCGCAGAGCGTGGATCGGGAGGCAATTTGATTTCCATAACTTTCTGGTAAAGAAACAGAATTGCTGAGAATGCCTGATTCTGCGTACTGGCAGAAACCTGGCGTTCACTGGCTAGATAACTGAGAAACGCTTCGATTTCCGCAGCGCCCATCGTCTCTGGATGCTTCACTTGATGGAATTTGATGAATTGAACAATCCAATCGACGTTGGCTTTTCGTTCCGGTTTGAATAGTGCTGCAGGCGGCACTTCGCCCGCACCCGATCAAGAAGTTTGGGCGGCTTTGAATCTGACATTCCTTCACCACACGGCGAAAAACTTTGAAAACAATTGAGATTTCGACAATTATTGCTTGTGTGCCGCGCCAGACTGCGGTAGTATACAAAATATTGTCTTGGTAGACGATACTAGTTTAGATAAGTTCTAATCTGGATTAGATAGAGTTCATAGGAAATTAGATAGAAATAAATTCTGTCTAATTATAGTTAAGCCGGCCTGCGGCCGGCTTAACGGGGTCCGCGATTGAGCATATAGTATTAGGTGACGGCCGCAAGCGGCCTAACCAGCGATTGGAGCAGGAATCGCTTCGTATTCACTCCGCGACTCTGCTCAATCGCGGACCCCGTTAGCGAGCCATGTCGCACCGACTTGAGCCACATCCGGGACAGCCCTGTCTCGATCCTGATGACGTTATCGAGCGACTCCGCGCCGAATTTGCGTTCGTCGAGGCGGACCGAGATCAAGGCGGGACGACGTGGGTGACATCGTGGTAAAGTTGATCGAGTTGAAAGCGCCGCAGATCATCATTGATCAGCAGATTGCATCTCGCGAGCGAAGTTACCGCGTCGTATTGGCCGACGACATGGCGTCCGACGACTATCTGAGTTTCATCTTACAGCCCGACGAAGGCCCGCTGATCGGCTATTCATCAGGTCAGCATGAGGATGCGGTGCGACCACTGGTCGAGCGTTGCGCCAAGGCGCTGAATTACCGTATCAAGTTGGTGTAGCTAGCTAACCATCGGCTGCAGTTGACCGGCAGCGCCCGCGAGTAGACTGTTGTTGTCGGTTTGGAGCCTGCTCTCCGCGGGCGGCCGGCAACTGAGCCTTTTACGTTAGGCCGCGAAGGGTGAACCTTGAAAGTCGTCGCAGAAGCACGAGACACTCTCGACAAGGGACACAATTTGGCTTGGACGTTACCCTTGGTTCAAGCCCTAGGCCCAGCTAGTCGTCGGTTGAGCATCCAGTGGGTCCGACGTTCCATTCAGCGGTTGCTCCCATTAACAGACTTCGATAACCTTACCGCTGTCACCAGTGCCATTGACGAGTTGCGTAACTACGAGGGTTGTTCACCCACGCAGGAAGAGGTTTGGCAGCGGTCCTACGAGATTAGCTGGCCGCGTTGGTACGCTGCCCGCATAGCTGTCTGCCATCTCTACCGAGCTTGGTGGTACAGTCAATTCCAAACCAATAATCAGTTTGTACTGGAACAGGAGGCGGCACTTCGCTGCATGCTCGAAGCATCGGGGCAGCCGTCGGAAGCTAGAGAACTAATGTTTGCAGAGTTTGAGGAGGTCGCGAGAGAGAATGGATTGTTGGCCTAACAAGTCGCTCAACCCGACCGCTGAAGAAGTTGTTTATAATTGCAAGCTAACTCTCGACGGCGGGTTAG
It encodes:
- a CDS encoding DUF1573 domain-containing protein, with protein sequence MTILPRAGFFLLLFCVGCGPATNSVSESPAVDSASPAPEVVLLSHAQCKRFVGYLPANTQRQLDDEIRVRNDTTEPIVLVKANRSCTCSVVDFQPVTVAPGEEISIKTRTSLPARSGPWNYSVSLVRADKMECQIVSHAYIYQPFEADQQSLNFSDLKKGETRDVAAKFILHRLASEPAQMPQFRVANQHAKILSSSSQQEKVGPLVREVHTVTLALTAGEERSTYQDTVIAKLPHLDLEVMQLVTWGRETTFQLSPARAFFSISKQQQQPQKVVVLISSKSPMKLQLPTQTELPSGVQVQITPSGETKALVTVTVDPTRLKDKSLREEVLLTTDVATEPQLPLPITIFLPESLVSSPTGE
- a CDS encoding DUF1559 domain-containing protein, which codes for MGTLRTYRNALTLIELLVVIAIIGILVSLLLPAIQRVRAAADRAACSNHLKQLGLALHQYHDTMQAFPTNGGWDGQQHLRDINGQWFLPTTYNKETELTYRWGIADRNRGGADQTGSWLFTILPWIELDSVQNNYAQDATVRLFRCPSRPAIEAYIPVDEDIKGQYQAGGLKWYPTDYAGNHFILAPRPKTVPMAALLKGNSNMLLVGEKAIDPLLRKYQSWFWDEPYFLGGSHGTTRMGARLIPDAPESRFKHNWGSAHQSGVQFVYADGSVRHHSYDTNRLVILAALFLDERTFEEGL
- a CDS encoding PQQ-binding-like beta-propeller repeat protein → MPYFTTFCVFLLSFISVRAADWPMYRGNAQHTNATTEPLAGKLHPQWRAKLPQPMIAWPDQKLAQFDLVPEVVVASNIALVGCTTTDQVRAFDLTTGKELWQYMTDGPIRFAPAIAKDKAFFASDDGHLYCVKLQTGELLWKHRGGPGNQQVLGNNRLVSMWPARGAPVVADNVVYYAASIWPSMGIFVHALNVDTGEVIWTNDGDGSIFIKQPHSAYAFAGIAPQGNMAVQGDLLLIPGGRSIPAALDRTTGKLKHYLLNDNSKKGGGHLLTVAGEVFFNGPAFFQTETGKYIAGIGDIVAVSDDFVFAYASGKIQQYQRSEIPKDVGKTKLFAKATLPKPVATVAAKDVSTLLATPSHLIVGMKDAVVALPLPLTVEDVDEDAAHQVLEHKAQHFRLAFSNGNLLVTTEHGDLICLGEKEPTVQENLPAPVKAKVAGKASPDLAKLLTSKPKLGGYAILWEPTIEEIEACLQQTTCHAICYFAEAQQVEDLRTWALAKNLYGTRLAIHQGTPATVQLPPYLAECIITRTANAEELRTMFRILRPYGGQLLLPGKDAKLPSNLTTMPNAKTVQTANGVRIIREGALPGSGNWTHEHADAANTRVGSDRLVKAPLGVLWFGGTSHEGMLPRHGHGPQPQVIDGRCIIEGVDKMRAVDIYTGRLLWETALPKVGEFFNNTAHQAGANASGSNYVCLSDGIYISYRDGCTVLDPATGKVKQTIRAPHAAKEPAPRWRFITANEKYLVALIDPDLERTTAEAIKKAGKNSYRVANTRSSSSKKLVVFERQTGQVIWQTDAQYHFRHNSICLGDEQLFVIDRKADNDEDEDAPTDAVCAFQLSDGKPLWRSSNKVFGTWLSYSAQHQVVLEAGRVARDTLSDEPSGIRAYSATTGKVLWYEKKYIGPAMIRNDTVLQGSGACDLLTGKPLLETNPFTGTSALWSWAREYGCNTPLASQNLLLFRSGAAGFFDLENNCGTSNLGGFRSSCTNNLMAAGGVLCVPDYTRTCTCSYQNQTSVGFVPMEQIDQWSFLGSTKLPENIRELGVNLNAPGDRKSDTGRIWLEYPSVGGKSPNVPLKTGGPKLQWFRRHTSVVADRDGWITSSGAEDLEWLSLVLQDKKAPTRSYTVKLYFVEPDETVQPKERLFDITMQG